In one Motacilla alba alba isolate MOTALB_02 chromosome 7, Motacilla_alba_V1.0_pri, whole genome shotgun sequence genomic region, the following are encoded:
- the LOC119703438 gene encoding uncharacterized protein LOC119703438 isoform X1 — translation MPRLSLEKALSAVLSVRGWQLCRCPLLHAEAARALLQAPAGPSRVPTEPRPGGAAGRPRGSPGSSRRSAPSGARRQRLLAAPQGCAGRGGRGCAQRAPGPGAEPAPSLPCCRSLQLAEDRSRAAEHLRRALRYLQSPREPLREAAIRFMGIAGRYLKGQPAELHVLREALEAMSKDDSPSSTNLEIQAIFGQRSAELRSSAGLREPGSQEQYQETVKRPPLNVSVAPGTADAGDS, via the exons AtgcccaggctcagcctggagaaggcccTGAGCGCGGTGCTCAGCGtgcggggctggcagctgtgccgCTGCCCGCTGCTGCACGCAGAGGCCGCGCgggctcttctccaggctcctgcgGGCCCGAGCcgggtgcccacggagccccggcccggcggcgctgcggggcggccccgcggctccccgggcagcagccggCGCTCTGCCCCCTCCGGAGCCCGGCGCCAGCGGCTGCTGGCCGCGCCTCAGGGCTGCGCGGGCAGGGGAGGCCGGGGCTGCGCGCAGcgagcgcccggcccgggggctgAGCCCGCGCCAAGCCTCCCCTGCTGccgctctctgcagctggcagaggacaggagcCGAGCGGCCGAGCACCTGCGCCGGGCCCTGCGCTACCTGCAGAGCCCACGGGAGCCCCTGCGAGAGGCGGCCATCCGGTTCATGG GGATCGCCGGGCGGTACCTGAagggacagccagcagagcttCACGTTCTCCGTGAGG CCCTTGAAGCCATGAGCAAAGATGACAGCCCATCCTCCACTAACCTAGAAATTCAGGCCATTTTTGGACAAAGATCTGCAGAACTACGGTCATCTGCTGGACTCAGAGAACCAGGGTCCCAAGAACAGTACCAGGAGACTGTGAAGAGACCACCACTCAATGTCTCTGtagctccaggcacagctgatgcTGGCGACAGCTGA
- the LOC119703438 gene encoding uncharacterized protein LOC119703438 isoform X2 — MPRLSLEKALSAVLSVRGWQLCRCPLLHAEAARALLQAPAGPSRVPTEPRPGGAAGRPRGSPGSSRRSAPSGARRQRLLAAPQGCAGRGGRGCAQRAPGPGAEPAPSLPCCRSLQLAEDRSRAAEHLRRALRYLQSPREPLREAAIRFMGVAGMVMRGQQELEVLNEALQGPRRDETPFPN; from the exons AtgcccaggctcagcctggagaaggcccTGAGCGCGGTGCTCAGCGtgcggggctggcagctgtgccgCTGCCCGCTGCTGCACGCAGAGGCCGCGCgggctcttctccaggctcctgcgGGCCCGAGCcgggtgcccacggagccccggcccggcggcgctgcggggcggccccgcggctccccgggcagcagccggCGCTCTGCCCCCTCCGGAGCCCGGCGCCAGCGGCTGCTGGCCGCGCCTCAGGGCTGCGCGGGCAGGGGAGGCCGGGGCTGCGCGCAGcgagcgcccggcccgggggctgAGCCCGCGCCAAGCCTCCCCTGCTGccgctctctgcagctggcagaggacaggagcCGAGCGGCCGAGCACCTGCGCCGGGCCCTGCGCTACCTGCAGAGCCCACGGGAGCCCCTGCGAGAGGCGGCCATCCGGTTCATGG GGGTGGCCGGGATGGTCATGAGGGGGCAGCAAGAGCTCGAGGTCCTCAATGAGG CCCTTCAAGGCCCGAGAAGAGATGAGACCCCCTTCCCAAATTGA